Below is a window of Lebetimonas sp. JH292 DNA.
TTGTTCCCCTCTCGACATAGGATTTTATCACCCTACGCCTCACTGCTAAGATTACACCATAGGTATTCGGAGTTTGACAGGGTTTGGTACAGCTGTGGGCCGCCCTAGCCCTATCAGTGCTCTACCCCCTATGGCTACCTCTTAACGCTGCACCTAAATGCATTTCGGAGAGAACCAGCTATCACTGAGTTTGATTGGCCTTTCACCCCTATCCACAGGTCATCCGAAGGCTTTTCAACGCCTACCGGTTCGGTCCTCCACGGGCTCTTACACCCGCTTCAACCTGCCCATGGATAGATCACTCAGCTTCGGGTCTGCAGCTACTGACTCGCTTTCGCTTCGGCTCCCCCTCTCGGGTTAACCTCGCCAGTAACCACAACTCGCAGGCTCATTATGCAAAAGGCAGTCCGTCACCCTTGTCCGAAGACAATAGGGCTCCGAATGATTGTAGGCAAACGGTTTCAGGTTCTATTTCACTCCCCTCACTGGGGTTCTTTTCACCTTTCCCTCACGGTACTTGTGCACTATCGGTCTGGCAGGAGTATTTAGCCTTGGAAGGTGGTCCTCCCATCTTCACTCAGGATAACACGTGTCCCGAGCTACTCACAAGGTCTTAGCTTAGTCCCACCGGTATCTTTTTGGGTACGGGGCTTTCACCCTCTGTGGCTTACCTTTCCAGGTAACTCCCCTAAAATACCGGCTACACTAAGACGGGCTAATCCCATTTCGCTCGCCGCTACTTTGGGAATCTCGTTTGATTTCCTCTCCTCCGGGTACTGAGATGTTTCACTTCCCCGGGTTCGCCCCCACTTACGTGGGTGACCAGTCTCTCAACTGGCCGGGTTGCCCCATTCGGATATCCAGGGATCAACGCTCCTTGACAGCTCCCCCTGGCTTTTCGCAGCCTGGCACGTCCTTCTTCGCCTCTGCCAACCTAGGCATCCACCGCTCGCCCTTAGTAGCTTTCTCGCGGCGTGGACAAGACTTTTAACAACTAATTTTCAATTATCTCTCGTACTAAAATGTACAATGGAAAATGTCTCTCATTCTCCATTCTACATTTTATTAATGTTGAATGTTGAATTTTAAATATTGAATTTACATTTTTAATTCATCATTCATAACTGCCCTTGCTTGGTGGAGACAAGGGGAGTCGAACCCCTGACCTCCTACTGGCGTCTTGCGGTGCTCACTTCTTTCGCACATCGCAATCACCGTGCGGGGCTACAAACGACAAGCAGTTGTCGTTTGCTTTACGGCCCTCCCGTGCAAGCACGCAGTCTGTATAACAGCCTTTAGCTACTTTACAGGCTACTCTTGCATGGTGGAGACAAGGGGAGTCGAACCCCTGACCTCCTGCGTGCAAGGCAGGCGCTCTACCAGCTGAGCTATGTCCCCTTCTCTTAACTACCTGGCTTCTTGGCCTCTTGGCAACTTAACTGGTGGGACTACCAGGACTTGAACCTGGGACCTCACCCTTATCAGGGGTGCGCTCTAACCAGCTGAGCTATAGTCCCTTAGCCTGATAAGGGTTGAAAGCTTACATATAAGCAGCAGACCCTCAGGGCTCTTTTAGAGAGTAGAAACGAATCTACTCTCTCTGAAAGGAGGTGATCCAGCCGCAGGTTCTCCTACGGCTACCTTGTTACGACTTCACCCCAGTCGCCGTGCCCACCGTCGGCGGCCCTAATCTTTAGGATACCGACTTCGGGTGAGCACGACTCCCATGGTGTGACGGGCGGTGAGTACAAGACCCGGGAACGTATTCACCGCGGCATGGCTGATCCGCGATTACTAGCGATTCCGCCTTCATGCACTCGAGTTGCAGAGTGCAATCCGAACTGGGATGGGGTTTTCCAGATTTGCTCCACCTCGCGGTATCGCCTCTCTTTGTCCCCACCATTGTAGCACGTGTGTCGCCCTGGACATAAGGGCCATGATGACTTGACGTCATCCCCACCTTCCTCCCGGTTGCCCGGGCAGTCCCCTTAGAGTGCTCGGCCTAACCGTTAGCAACTAAGGGCAGGGGTTGCGCTCGTTGCGGGACTTAACCCAACATCTCACGACACGAGCTGACGACAGCCATGCAGCACCTGTCTCGGAGTTCTAACCGAAGTTAGCACTCCCCCATCTCTGGAGGATCCCCCGGATGTCAAGCCCAGGTAAGGTTCTTCGCGTATCTTCGAATTAAACCACATGCTCCACCGCTTGTTCGGGTCCCCGTCTATTCCTTTGAGTTTTAGCCTTGCGGCCGTACTCCCCAGGCGGGCCACTTATCGCGTTTGCTGCGTGACTGAAGGACTGTCCCCCCAACCACTAGTGGCCATCGTTTAGGGCGTGGACTACCAGGGTATCTAATCCTGTTTGCTCCCCACGCTTTCGTGCCTCAGCGTCAGTTCCGTTCCAGCTGCGCGCCTTCGCTTTCGGCATTCCTCCTGATCTCTACGGATTTCACCCCTACACCAGGAATTCCCGCAGCCTCTCCCGGACTCTAGATTAGCAGTTTTAGAAGCAGTTCCACAGTTGAGCTGTGGGCTTTCACTCCTAACTTACCAATCCGCCTACGCACCCTTTACGCCCAGTGATTCCGAGTAACGCTCGCTCCCCCCGTATTACCGCGGCTGCTGGCACGGAGTTAGCCGGAGCTTATTCATCAGGTACCGTCATCTTCTTCCCTGATAAAAGGAGTTTACACCCCGAAAGGCTTCTTCCTCCACGCGGCATTGCTGGGTCAGGCCTTAGCCCATTGCCCAATATTCCCCACTGCTGCCTCCCGTAGGAGTCTGGACCGTGTCTCAGTTCCAGTGTGGCTGATCATCCTCTCAGACCAGCTACGCGTCATCGCCTTGGTAGGCTCTTACCCTGCCAACTAGCTGATACGCCGCAGCCCTCTCCCACAGCGACCTTACGGCCTTTCCCCTCTCGGGTATATGCGGTATTAGCACGCGTTTCCACGTGTTGTCCCCCACTGTGGGGCAAGTAGCTACGTGTTACTCACCCGTCCGCCGGTCGCCAGCCATCTATCCGAAGATAAATGCTGCTGCCCCTCGACTTGCATGTGTTAAGCATGCCGCCAGCGTTCACTCTGAGCCAGGATCAAACTCTCCATTAAAAGTTTAATCCATTTAAAACTCATTTAAGTTTAAACGCGACTTTATTATTATGCCCTTAGGCTCTTATTCTCTATTTATTAAAATAGTTATTACGAACCCCTCGGACCTGCTACTTATCTCTAAGCTCTCAATCATCTCCAATTACGCTCTCTTGCGTTTTGGGAATGAAAGTATATTATATCTTACTTATATTGTCAAGGGAATTTTATGGAAATTTTTTAATTTTTTATTCTTTTATTCACTTTTTAGTATTATTATCTCAAATTCTAATTTATTTATAGGAAAGTGTCTTATGTAATCTCTTATTTTTTTAATATCACCTTTTACATTTCCTGAAACGCCAGAATATTTTATATATTCCAATAATTTAACAGGAGAATCAAATTTTAATTCATAATTTAATATTTCTAATTCCGGGTTTAATATACCGGCAATATTTAAAATTTTTTCTTTTGAATATATCGGCGAAACAATATTTAAATAATTATGTAAAGATTTAAAAGTGTTCGAAGTAAAAATCGCCAGTAAATATTTTTTATTTAAATTTTTTATTTTTTCAAAAACTAATTCCAAATCTTTGGACCACTGGAGTGCGGAAAAAGAAATAATCTGTTCAAAATCATATTGTTTAATCTTTTCAAAACATTCTTCTGTATTAAAATCAAGTTTTAATGTATTACAAGGATGATTTTTTAACATTTCTTCACTTATATCTATTCCCAAATAAAAATCAAATTTTTTATATCCGCATATTATCCCGTTTCCACATCCCAAATCAACAACTTTTGTTTTAACGAACGGCAAATATTTTTCAATTATTTTTCTTTGGATTAAATTATATTTCGGGTATGTATGTGCATATTTATCGAAATTTTTCATTTTTCGCTTTTAATTTTTCATTTTTGTTATAATTCTATCAAAAAAGGTAAAAAATGACATCTGTTTTATTTATTGTTCAAATAATACTTGTAATTGCAATAGTAATTTTAGTTTTATTACAAAAATCCGAATCAATGGGACTTGGTGCATATTCAAGCTCAAACGAAAGTGTATTTGGGGCAAAAGGTCCTATGAACTTTTTGGCAAAAGCAACAATAATTTTAGGATTTTTATTTGTATTAAATACTTTAACACTGACATATTTGTATAATAAACAAGCAAACACTTCTGTTGTAAGTGAAGTTAAACTTCCAAAATCAACTCCTGTTCCTCCCGCTCCTGTAAAATGAGATTTTTTCTTTTTTTTCTTCCTATTTTACTTTTAGCCGAAGCCCATATTTTTGTTTTACATAGAATTGATGACTTTTAGGCATCCTTATACAAACACTTCAACTAAAGAACTTGAAAAATATTTAAAATATATAAAAAAACACAATTTAAAAGCTGTAAAACTATCAACTCTTGTAAAAAAAATTGAAAATAAAGAAAATATTGATAATTATGTTGTTTTTACCATAGATGACAATTATAAAAGTTTTTATAAAAACGGCCTGCCTTTATTTAAAAAATACCATATTCCTTTTACCCTTTTTGTATATACAAAGGCAACTGAAGGTAAATGGGGAGATTTTATGACATGGAAAATGGTAAGGGAATGTGCAAAATACGGAGAACTTGGAGTTCACAGCTACGCTCATCCGCATCTGCCAAAACTTAGCGATAAAGAAATAAACCAGGATACACTTAAGGCTATTAATTTATTTAAAAAAAGAATCGGTTACATTCCCGACATGTATGCATATCCGTATGGGGAATATGACGAGAGGGTAAAAAAAATAATTTCAAAATATTTTAAGGTTATTGCAAATCAAAATCCCGGGGCGATTGATTTAACCACTCCGATTGACGATTTGGACAGAATCGCACTGACAGGAAAAGTAAATATAGCAGAAAAACTAAAGCTCAAAAGACTCCATATAAAAAATTTGATAATTAAAAGAAATAAAAATTCAATTACTGAAATTTCGGGAAAACTGATAAATAAAATTCCATATATAAATATCTATTTAACAGATTTCGGCTGGAAATACCATATAAAAATTAAAAATAATAAATTCTGTTTTCATCCGGATTTTAAGCTCAAAAGATTCAGAAACAGGATTATCATAAGGTATAATTATAAAATCTTTTCAAGAATGATAATAAAATATTAAGGAGGATAAAAATGGAAGAAGTTTTTAAATTTGCCAAAGAGCATATGCAAAAAAGTATAGATGTGTTAAAAAAAGATTTAAATACACTAAGAACCGGAAAAGTTTCTATTCATGTACTTGACGGGGTGAAAGTTGAATATTACGGAACACCGACTCCATTAAATCAGGTTGCAAACGTAAATGCCGTGGATGCAACAACCATTGTAATTCAGCCCTGGGACAAATCTATTATGAAAGATATAGAAAAAGCCATTCAAGAGGCCAATGTTGGAGCAAATCCTAACAATGACGGAGAAGTTATAAAAATGTACTTTCCTCCAATGACAGAAGAAGAAAGAAAAAAACAGGCCAAAAAAGCAAAAGAGTTTGCAGAAAAAGCAAAAATAGCTATTAGAAACGTAAGACGCGAATCCAATGATAAAATAAAAAAAATGTTTAAAGACAAAGAAATAACAGAAGACGAAGAAAGAAAAGGACTCGATAAAATTCAGGAAATAACCGATAGTTTTGTTAATAAAGTTGATGAAACTGTAAATAAAAAAATTGATGAAGTAATGAAAGTTTAATTAAGTGAAAAATAAACAAATGAATGTAAAAGATATTTATGAAAAACATGGCGCTTTATTAAAAGGCCATTTTCTTTTAAGCAGCGGCAAACACAGCGAATATTACCTTCAAAGTGCGAGGGTTTTGGAATATCCAGAAGTTGCCGAGACTTTGGCAAAAGAACTTGCAAAAAAAATAATTGAAGCCGGAGTTAAAATAGATACTGTATGTTCTCCGGCTATCGGGGGACTGCTTGCCGGATATGAATTAGCAAGGGCTCTTGGTGTCAGACTTATTTTTACCGAAAGAGTTAACGGTAAAATGACTTTAAGAAGAGGATTTGAAGTAAAGGAAAATGAAAAAGTATTAATCTGTGAAGACATTATCACAACCGGCGGATCCGCAATGGAAGCGGCAAGGGAAATTGAAAAAAGAGGCGGCAGGGTAGTAGGATTTGGGGCAATTGCCAACAGAGGCGTCTGTAAAAGAGTTAATGGAAAAACCGAGAGAAAACCTGAATGTAAATTACCCCAAAACAAACCTCTTTTTGCGTTAGAAGACTTTGATTTTGAAGTTTATGAACCACAAAACTGCCCAATGTGCAAAGCAGGAAGCAAACCAGTTAAACCCGGCAGCAGAGGAAATTAGTGAACTGCCCTTTGTGTAATCCGGAAAATGAAGATATAATTTTTCAGAATACCCTTTTTAGGGTTATTTTGATTAATGAAATTCCTGGCTACATTAGAATCATTACACAAAAACATATAAAAGAATTCAGCGATTTGGAAGATAAAGAAATAATACAAATAATGCAGTCTGTTAAAAATATTGAAAAAACAATGATAAAACTGCTTAATCCTGATAAAATAAATATTGCTGAATTCGGAAATATGGTTCCCCACCTCCATTTTCACATAATACCGAGATATATAAATGACCCATGGTGGCCGGCAAGCACTTTTTGTAAAAAAGTAAGAAATTTTACGTATCCAAAGTTTGATAAAAACAGATATAAAAAAGCAATAAAAGCGTGCTTAGAGAATTTATAGCCCTTAGTTTATATTATTTCCTCTTTTTTGCATTAATCGGTGATTATGTAATTTTTATGCCAAAAATGTATTCAGTTTATTTTACACCGGCTCAAATAGGAATTCTTTTTTCCATGCTTCCAATTGCCAGATTTTTAACTCCTTTTTTGTTTTTTAAACTTACAATAAATAAAAAAATATTTTTATCGGCGCTTACATTTTCAATATTTGCTTCATTTTTACTTATCAATAAAAATTTTTATTTAATTTCTTTCGCTTTTTTTCTGATAGGGGCATGCTTTAGTGTAATATTTCCTTATATTGAAACAATTGCAGTTGAAAAATTAAAAGAAAATTACGGCAGGGCGAGAGTGTATGGAAGTCTGGGATTTATGCTGTTTGGGATTATATTTTCATATTTTAAAATAAATTTCATTTATATTTTTATTATTTTGATGATATGTACCAATATTACAGCTTTATATTTTTTGGAAGACAAATATGTAAAAAAAGAAAACAGACCGATAAATTTTTTTATTGCATGGAAATTTTGGTTTGCTTTAATATTAATGCAGATTAGTTTCGGGGGATTTTATAACTTTTTTACAATTTATAATTTAAATCATAACATTCCAAAAGAGATAAACGGGTGGCTTTGGGCTATAGGGGTAATTGCTGAAATTTTAATTTTTCTAATTCAACATAAATTTATAAAAAAATACCCCCCTCTCTTTTGGATTAAAATTTCAATATTTTTAACATCAATTAGATGGCTGATGCTATATTTATTTGCAGGCAATATAATTTTAATAGCGCTTTCGCAGCTGCTTCATGCTTTTTCTTTTGCTATATTCCATACATCTGCTATGTTGTATCTTTTTGGAATTTATAAAAACAAAACACTTGCCCAGCAGTTTTATGCAGGAATCGGTTACGGGTTTGCCGCATTTTTAGGAAGTGTCATATCAGGAATTTTATACGGAGAAAATCTATATTTATACGAAAGCCTGATAGCAATGGCGGGATTTTTAATTATGTTATAATTAAGCAAAAAGGTTTTTATGTTTCCCAAAAAAATATATGACAGAAAAATAAAATTAAATTATGAAAACACATTAATTACCGGCCCTAAAGGGGTTGGAAAAACATTTTTGATTTTTAATTTTTTAAAAAAATTTAAAGGTAGCTGGGAATATTATAACTTCTCTGATTACAGGGAAAAAAACTTTGAATTAACATCCGATTTAATTATTTTTGAAAATTTCGATTTTTCGGTAAAAATTCCTGCTGATAAAACAGTTTTTATAACAAGCTCTGAAAATATTGAAATTGAAAATTTTAAAAAAATAGAATTAAAAGCGCTTGATTTTGAAGAATTTTTCGCTTTCGAAAAATCAAATTCCCCGACAAACACATTTGATAAATTTTTAAAATACGGGAATTTTGCAAAAAACGCTTTTGTAGAAGATTATTTTAAAGAAGAATATTTAAAAGATGTGTTTGACTTACTACCTTTTAATAAAGAAATTTTAAAATTCTTTTTTGCCCACATCGGCGAAAAGCTGACTCTTTATCAAATATTTCAGATTTTAAAAAAAAGAATAAAAATAAGTAAAGACAGTTTTTATAAAACAACAAACGAATTGATTAAAAACAGGGTTATTTATGAAGTTGAAAAGTATAAAGCACCAAAATCACCTAAAAAATTTTTTGCTTATAATTTTGCCTTCAGAAATATTTTAACTAATAAAAAAAATTTTTTCCATAAATTTGAAAATATGGTTTTTCTTAAATTAAATGAAAAAGAAATTTATTACAAAGATACCCTTAATTTTTATTTGCCTCAAAAAGAGATGGGAATACTTGTAATGCCTTTTGCAGATGAAAACACAATTTTGGAAAAACTAAACAAAGTAAACGATGTAAAAAAAATTGAAATCATTACAATTTCAAACGAACTTGAAATAAAACATAAAAATTTTGAAGTGGAGGTAAAGCCGTTTTGGCAATGGAGATTTGCGGAATAGACGAAGCAGGACGCGGACCTATAGCTGGACCTTTGGTAGTAGCCGGATGCTTAATAAATGAAAAATGTAAAGTAAAAAGTGAAAAATGGTATAAAGAGTTAACAGATTCAAAAAAATTAACTCCTAAAAAAAGAGAGGAACTATTTGAAATAATAAAAGAGACCAGTGTCTATCATATTGTATGGATAGATAATAAAACAATAGATAAAAAAGGGCTTTCTTTTGCCATCAATTTTGCATTAAAAGAAATAAAAGAAAAAATTAAAGCGGACAAATACCTGTTTGACGGAAACAGTAATTTTGGGGTTAAGCAAATAGAAACTATAATAAAAGGGGATTTGAAAATTAAAGAAATAGGCGCAGCAAGTATTTTGGCAAAAGTAAGCAGAGACAGATATATGATAAAAATTGCCGGTAAATATCCCGAATATAATTTTGCCAAACATAAAGGATATATAACGAAAGAGCATATTGAAGAAATTAAAAAATTCGGATTTAGCGATATTCACAGAATCAGCTATAAATTAAAAGCATTAGAGAAAACACTTTTTTAGGAGTAAAATGAAAAAAACTATTTCACTTTTAATTTTTAATTTTTTACTTTTCACTGTTTTAAACGCCGCTTTCCCGGACTGGTATTATAATATTAAAAATATTAACGAGCAAAAAAAAGCATTTGTGGAAATAATGCTGCCTTTAATTCAAACAGAAAACAAAAATATATTAAATTTAAGAAAAAAAATTATTCAAATCTTTAACGATCCGGCTTTTTTATTAAAACCAAAAAAAATTGCTTTTTTGGCCAAAGCGGCCAAAAAATACAAAATAAAAGATATACTGAATAAAAATGAATTTTTAAAAAAAATAAACACAATACCCCCTTCACTCGCCCTGGCCCAGGCTGCAATAGAAAGCGGATGGGGAAAAAGCAGATTTGTTAAGTTAGCTAACAACCTCTTTGGACACTGGGAATATTCCAATAAAGGACTTCCTCCGAAAGACAGATATGACAATATTGATATAAATTATTCATTAAAAATATTTCCAAGCATTGAAGATTCAATAAGAGTATATATGCTAAACTTAAACAGAAACCCAGCTTATAAAGAATTTAGAAATTTAAGATATTTTTACAGATTAAAAAATAAAAAATTCACAGGCCTTATAGCTGCAACTACAATGGAATTATATTCCCAAAAAAGAGATGAATATGTGAAACTTCTTCAAAAAATGATAATCCAAAACCATTGGGAAAAATTTGATAAATAAATTTTGTCATTTAAATATCATTTAAATTTGTTAAAATACTGTTAACACGAAAAAGGAGAAAAAAATGGATAAATATATTAATTTGACAATGCAGTGGGGAATCAAAATCATCGGAGCCATTGCCATTTATATCATCGGTAAATGGATTGCGAAAATTATTACAAATATTGTGAAAAAACTTCTGGAAAAATCAAAAGTAGATATTACACTGGTAAAATTTTTAGGAAATTTAACATATATCGGTCTGCTTATTTTAGTAATCATTGCAGCTCTTGGAACATTAGGGGTTGATACCACCTCTTTTGCTGCAATAATTGCGGGTGCAGGTTTAGCTGTAGGTATGGCACTTAAAGATAATATATCAAATTTCGGTGCGGGAGTATTGATTTTATTCCTTAGGCCGTTTAAAATCGGGGATTTTGTTGAAGCGGCCGGAACTTCTGGCGTTGTTGATGAAATAGGTATTTTCAACACTATTATGAAAACAGGGGATAACAGAGTAATTATAATTCCTAACAACAATATAATCGGAAATATTATAATAAATTATTCAAGAGAAAAAATCAGAAGAATTGATTTGGTAATAGGCGTGGGATATGAAGATGATTTAAAACTGACTAAATCTATACTAGAAGAAATTTTAAGTTCTAATCCTAAAATATTAAAAGAACCGGCACCGACAGTGGCTCTTGCAGAATTGGCTGATAGCAGTGTTAATTTTAATGTAAGACCCTGGGTTAAGAGTGAAGAGTACTGGGAAGTAAGAAGCGAACTTCTTGAAACTATTAAAGAAACATTTGATAAAAAAGGAATAAATATCCCTTATCCTCAAATGGATGTACACATAGAAAAAACGGCTTAATTTCCGCTTTTTATAAATTTTTCTATATTTTTATAAATTTCTTCCATCAATTTTTTCCTTGCTTCAATACTGCTCCAGGCCATATGCGGGGTTAATAAAACTTTTTTACTTTTTAAAAGCGGATTATCAATATTTACAGGTTCTTTTTCAAATACATCCAGACCTGCAAAAATATTTTTTTCTTTTAAAATTTTTGACAAATCATCTTCATTTATTATTCCACCTCTTCCAACATTTACTAAAATACTTCCTTCTTGCAAGAGCGAAAGTTTTTCATAATTTAAAAGATTTTTTGTATTTTCGTTTAAAGGCGCATGGATTGTTATTATTACTGAAGTTTTAAGAAGCTCTTCAAGTTCAACTCTTTTAAATTCATCTGAATTATTTTTACCGCTTGTAGAATAATAAACAACCTCAGCTCCAAAACTTTTAGCTAATTTTGCAACACCCTTTCCAATTTCACCAAGTCCAATAATTCCCCATATTTTACCTTTAATCTCAAACCAGTTTTGAATATGGGTAAATATTTTAGAATTAGAATATTCATTTCTTGTATATTTATCAAAATAACAAATTTTATTTATAAGTCCTAAAACTAAAGCAAAAGTATGTTGAACTACTGCATTTGTAGAATATCCCGCCACATTTTTTACAATAACCCCTTTCTTTTTAGCATATTCTATATCCACATTATTCATCCCAGTTGCAGCAATTTGAATAAATTTTAATCTTTTTGCATTATCTAAAACACTGTTATCAATTACAACTTTATTAGTTACAATTATATCAGCATCTTTAATCCTATCTATTGTTTCATCTTTATCTGTAGTCTGATAAATTTCAACCTCACCGAATTCTTTAAACCTTTCAAAATCTACATTTCCAAGGCTTAGAGCATCTAAAAACACTATTTTCATTTGTCTCCTTTGATATAATTTCTAAAAAAGGCAAATTATGAAATATATTTTACTATGTTTTTTATTCTTTTCATTATACTCTAAAACAATAACTGCCACATATGAGGCAAAATACGGCTGGTTCGGCACAATTGCAACAGCCCAGGGTTTTTTTGAAAAGAATCAGACAAACTATAAAATTCAGACAATAGTAAAAACAAAAGGGCTCGCAGCCGTACTTTCGCATCATATGATACAAAAATACACAAGCATAGGAATAATTAAAAATAATAAACTGATTCCTTTTGAATATATCACATACAGAAAAAGGGGGGATAAAGAATATAAAAGAATATATCTGTTTGACCATAAAAAGAAAACAATTACAAGGATAAAATACTTTAATAACAAATTTGACGGAAAGGAAAAATTCGATTATTATGCGCCTCAGGATATTTTAAGCCTTTATTTTAATTTGCCGTTATATCTCAAAGACAAAAATAAAATTTATACATTTTATGCATTAGGGGCAAGAAAGCGTGACGGAAGGGTTGATGTAAATTTTTGCAAAAAAAATATTTTTGAGAGTAAAGGCGTTTGTATAAAAGCAAATTTATATAATAAAGTTTTTTCAGGGGATAAAGGAATTCTATATTTACTTATAAACCAAAAAAACTGGGTTACTTTAGAAGGAATTGTAAAAAATGTATTAAAAATCGGGGACTTGAAAGGTAAAATAATAAATTTTAAGCAAGTCCCTTAGTTTCAAGATATTTAGTATCATAGTTATTATTTAGAAAATCTTCATTTTCAAGCATTTTTAAATGAAACGGTATTGTAGTTTTTATGCCGCTTATTTGAAATTCCCTCAGAGCCTCTTTCATAATTTCAATGGCTTCGCTTCTATCTTTTCCCAAAACAATTACTTTTGCAATTAAACTGTCATAATACTGGGGAATAATATAACCTGCATATATATGTGTATCAACCCTTACATCTTTTCCTCCCGGAATATAAAGCTTTTGAATTTTTCCGGGATTTGGAATAAATTTATCAGGATCTTCGGCCAAAATTCTGCATTCAAGGGAATGCCCTTTTATATTTATATCTTTTTGTTCAGGTATTTTTTCACCTTCTTCTACTCTTATCATCCATTCAACCAGATCAATTCCGCTTACCATTTCACTTACCGGATGTTCTACCTGAAGCCTTGTATTCATTTCCATAAAATAAAAATTTAAATTTTTATCTACTAAAAATTCAATTGTTCCGGCTGAATAATATCCTATAG
It encodes the following:
- a CDS encoding mechanosensitive ion channel family protein, with protein sequence MDKYINLTMQWGIKIIGAIAIYIIGKWIAKIITNIVKKLLEKSKVDITLVKFLGNLTYIGLLILVIIAALGTLGVDTTSFAAIIAGAGLAVGMALKDNISNFGAGVLILFLRPFKIGDFVEAAGTSGVVDEIGIFNTIMKTGDNRVIIIPNNNIIGNIIINYSREKIRRIDLVIGVGYEDDLKLTKSILEEILSSNPKILKEPAPTVALAELADSSVNFNVRPWVKSEEYWEVRSELLETIKETFDKKGINIPYPQMDVHIEKTA
- a CDS encoding DUF3108 domain-containing protein, producing the protein MKYILLCFLFFSLYSKTITATYEAKYGWFGTIATAQGFFEKNQTNYKIQTIVKTKGLAAVLSHHMIQKYTSIGIIKNNKLIPFEYITYRKRGDKEYKRIYLFDHKKKTITRIKYFNNKFDGKEKFDYYAPQDILSLYFNLPLYLKDKNKIYTFYALGARKRDGRVDVNFCKKNIFESKGVCIKANLYNKVFSGDKGILYLLINQKNWVTLEGIVKNVLKIGDLKGKIINFKQVP
- a CDS encoding D-2-hydroxyacid dehydrogenase, producing MKIVFLDALSLGNVDFERFKEFGEVEIYQTTDKDETIDRIKDADIIVTNKVVIDNSVLDNAKRLKFIQIAATGMNNVDIEYAKKKGVIVKNVAGYSTNAVVQHTFALVLGLINKICYFDKYTRNEYSNSKIFTHIQNWFEIKGKIWGIIGLGEIGKGVAKLAKSFGAEVVYYSTSGKNNSDEFKRVELEELLKTSVIITIHAPLNENTKNLLNYEKLSLLQEGSILVNVGRGGIINEDDLSKILKEKNIFAGLDVFEKEPVNIDNPLLKSKKVLLTPHMAWSSIEARKKLMEEIYKNIEKFIKSGN